From one Odontesthes bonariensis isolate fOdoBon6 chromosome 14, fOdoBon6.hap1, whole genome shotgun sequence genomic stretch:
- the LOC142398782 gene encoding rho GTPase-activating protein 29-like isoform X2 codes for MGDVDSSSGLGIPQTRRSRSYDNLSVDPEQYVPEKSDPVGTEVPLSREEEVDLTLLKNDSGVESALLYAKAWSKYIKDLLAWMEKRLAIDIEYAKGYAKMAESAKNLASQQDYMPFSDIYISTFKSDVEYNQMLIQTAVALQTNKFIQPLLTRKNELDKLRKEIKEQWQRELKKMQEADTSLRKARALKAQRREEYQKVNAGSKQLEKKRRIQEEALQKAEEAQDQYQSCMADAGVRKTDLDNAKSTILTQIREMIFQCDLTLKAVTVNWFQMQQTQTMPLPVHYQALSDSAKLYEPGECYAEFVRNLPKNLPKEHLHSNSLTDSSRFVFSKRSVGSTHSSHGNLSQASNNSCDVLSGDEAENLLHRPVRISERRSNSSTDIPALKSLAPLRAWASSSQGSQGGMCSDSESAGGSSESRSMDSPTASPGDFKRRLPRTPSTGTMSSADDLDEREPSPSDNGLAEMVTETASSPGPFRNAQMSKASQTHKLRKLRAPSKCRECDSLVVFHGAECEECSLACHKKCLETLAIQCGHKKLQGRLQLFGIDFAQASKNSSDGVPFIIKKCTSEIESRALNIKGIYRVNGAKSRVEKLCQAFENGKDLVELSELSPHDISNVLKLYLRQLPEPLILYRFYNDFIGLAKECQRVIVEEKDKRHSTQPGEKGGPSIKLNRVIFKIRDLLRQLPTANYKTLRYLMAHLNRVTEQAEENKMTASNLGIIFGPTLVKPRQIDAEVSLSSLVDYPYQALMVELLVRHFQTVFDAPSLPGPEINTSQASPRLTPQEKMRQLSRHSTSLMDIKESAKVYKRYSSLIPSSHILDEVQEVQPGKDRAEASTSDRLNGIQSSSGGEVQTSAFGHSTSTISSNVPVAPKVQLRTQHIRHVPRPISMPLERLPTLAQIRERNNQNNADSVDGSSERDAIAETIQETPEPEKARQSSSSRVSTYYITPFIDTQTMQRRTWDRKYKHYDVTPRTAMIVANLPPASSGLQPVKATVPIPVGPTATTASVLPTTSTESTVFSSSSHTVSVKPVWTSKKREKDTEGSVSQPSNFPLTLRAPRTLQPPPGTFYNPHVSFNSRARTLPNWTTTVATITTTTTASTSSLANPAQALNPSPALASPTQTHLQDSTDSVIDPGLSASTTLSPPQSPPPSSPDDLSPSETKPIYQRLRPRRVPELEHREAHFV; via the exons ATGGGAGATGTGGACAGCAGCTCAGGGTTGGGGATCCCCCAGACCAGGAGAAGCCGG TCTTATGACAACCTCTCTGTGGATCCTGAGCAATATGTTCCAGAAAAAAGTGATCCTGTGG GCACAGAGGTCCCACTGTCTCGAGAGGAGGAAGTTGACTTGACCCTGCTGAAGAATGACAGTGGGGTGGAGTCTGCTCTGCTCTATGCTAAGGCCTGGTCCAAGTACATCAAAGACCTTTTGGCCTGGATGGAAAAACGTCTGGCCATTG ATATTGAATATGCAAAAGGCTATGCTAAGATGGCTGAGTCTGCAAAGAACCTGGCCAGTCAACAG GACTACATGCCATTCAGTGACATCTACATTTCCACATTCAAGAGCGACGTTGAATATAACCAGATGCTTATTCAAACTGCAGTTGCTCTACAAACCAATAAATTCATACAG CCTCTTCTGACTCGCAAGAATGAACTGGACAAGCTGAGGAAAGAAATCAAGGAGCAGTGGCAAAGGGAGCTAAAGAAAATG CAAGAGGCAGACACATCCTTGCGCAAGGCACGAGCATTGAAGGCCCAGAGGAGAGAAGAGTACCAGAAAGTGAATGCTGGCAGCAAGCAGttggagaagaagaggaggattcAGGAAGAGGCTCTGCAGAAG GCGGAGGAGGCCCAGGACCAGTATCAGAGCTGCATGGCTGACGCAGGTGTCAGAAAAACGGATCTTGACAATGCCAAGAGCACCATCCTTACACAGATCCGAGAGATGATCTTCCAGTGTGACCTCACTCTCAAAGCG GTGACAGTCAACTGGTTTCAGATGCAGCAGACACAAACCATGCCACTCCCTGTCCACTACCAAGCCCTGAGTGATAGTGCCAAGCTGTATGAACCGGGTGAATGCTATGCAGAGTTTGTGCGAAACCTGCCCAAAAATCTGCCAAAGGAGCACCTTCACTCAAACTCCCTCACTGACAGTTCCAG GTTTGTGTTCAGCAAAAGGTCAGTGGGAAGCACTCATTCCTCCCATGGCAACCTGTCACAGGCATCGAACAACTCCTGTGACGTGTTGAGTGGAGATGAAGCTGAGAACCTCCTACATCGGCCTGTAAGGATCAGTGAGCGAAGGTCCAATAGCAGCACAGATATACCAG CACTAAAGAGCCTGGCCCCATTGAGAGCCTGGGCCTCCAGCAGTCAGGGAAGCCAGGGTGGGATGTGCAGTGACTCAGAGAGTGCGGGAGGCAGCAGTGAATCAAGGTCCATGGACTCCCCTACTGCCAGCCCAG GTGACTTCAAGCGACGGCTGCCCAGAACTCCTTCCACTGGGACCATGTCTTCAGCCGATGATCTGGATGAGCGGGAGCCTTCCCCCTCAGACAACG GTCTTGCAGAAATGGTGACAGAGACGGCGAGTTCTCCCGGCCCGTTCCGAAATGCTCAGATGTCCAAAGCTTCTCAAACCCATAAGCTAAGAAAGCTACGAGCTCCATCTAAGTGCAGAGAATGTGACAGTCTGGTTGTTTTCCATGGAGCCGAGTGTGAAGAG TGCTCTTTGGCCTGCCATAAGAAGTGTCTGGAAACGCTAGCTATCCAGTGTGGTCACAAGAAGCTGCAAGGCAGGCTTCAGCTGTTTGGTATCGACTTTGCCCAAGCATCAAAAAACAGCTCAGATGGTGTCCCCTTCATAATCAAAAAGTGCACTTCTGAGATTGAGAGTCGAGCCCTCAACATCaag GGCATTTATCGTGTAAATGGTGCCAAATCACGAGTTGAAAAGCTCTGTCAGGCATTTGAAAATGGGAAGGATTTGGTTGAGCTGTCCGAACTCTCACCTCACGACATCAGCAATGTCCTCAAACTCTACCTGAGACAG TTACCAGAGCCTCTGATCTTGTATCGCTTCTACAACGACTTCATTGGCTTGGCCAAAGAGTGCCAGAGGGTGATAGTGGAGGAAAAGGATAAACGTCATAGCACCCAGCCGGGAGAGAAAGGTGGGCCAAGCATCAAGCTGAACAGAGTCATTTTCAAGATAAGAGATCTACTTCGCCAGCTGCCAACAGCCAACTACAAGACTCTGCGCTACCTCATGGCACATCTAAACAG AGTCACCGAACAAGCAGAGGAGAACAAAATGACCGCAAGTAACCTGGGCATCATCTTCGGCCCCACGTTGGTGAAGCCGCGGCAGATAGATGCAGAGGTGTCCCTGTCCTCCCTGGTGGACTATCCCTACCAGGCGctgatggtggagctgctggtgAGACACTTCCAGACCGTCTTTGATGCACCCTCCCTGCCTGGTCCTGAAATCAACACCAGCCAGGCATCTCCCAGACTGACCCCGCAGGAGAAGATGCGGCAGCTGAGCAGACACTCCACCTCCCTAATGGACATCAAAGAG AGTGCCAAAGTGTACAAAAGATACTCATCTCTAATCCCATCGTCACACATCCTGGATGAGGTGCAGGAGGTCCAGCCAGGAAAAGACAGAGCCGAGGCCTCAACCTCGGACAGACTCAACGGCATCCAGAGCTCCAGTGGGGGAgaggtccagacctcagcctttGGCCATTCTACTTCCACCATCTCTTCAAATGTCCCCGTGGCACCAAAGGTCCAGCTACGCACCCAGCATATCAGACATGTGCCTCGGCCAATCAGCATGCCTCTGGAACGCCTTCCCACGCTGGCTCAGATCAGGGAGAGGAATAATCAAAACAATGCTGATAGCGTTGATGGAAGCTCTGAGCGGGACGCCATCGCTGAAACTATACAGGAGACGCCAGAGCCAGAGAAGGCTCGCCAAAGCAGCTCATCCAGAGTGAGCACCTATTACATCACTCCTTTTATAGACACGCAGACTATGCAGAGGAGGACATGGGACAGGAAGTACAAGCACTATGATGTTACTCCCAGGACTGCTATGATCGTTGCCAATCTACCACCTGCCAGTTCGGGATTGCAGCCCGTAAAGGCAACGGTGCCCATCCCTGTTGGACCGACTGCAACCACTGCCTCTGTGCTTCCTACGACAAGCACTGAGAGCACCGTATTCTCCAGCAGCTCCCACACCGTGTCAGTCAAGCCCGTCTGGACTtctaaaaaaagggaaaaagacaCAGAAGGTTCAGTCAGTCAGCCTAGCAACTTCCCGCTAACACTCAGGGCACCAAGGACTCTTCAGCCACCTCCTGGAACATTCTACAACCCCCATGTTTCCTTTAACAGCAGAGCTAGGACGCTGCCAAACTGGACTACCACTGTAgccaccatcaccaccaccaccaccgctAGCACCTCGTCACTTGCCAACCCCGCCCAAGCACTCAACCCGTCCCCTGCCCTCGCAAGCCCCACACAGACACATCTCCAGGACTCAACAGACAGTGTCATTGACCCCGGGCTCTCGGCCTCCACAACCCTCTCTCCTCCCCAGTCTCCACCACCGAGCAGCCCCGACGACCTCAGCCCCAGCGAGACTAAACCCATCTACCAAAGACTGAGACCTCGGAGGGTGCCGGAGCTCGAACACAGAGAAGCTCATTTTGTCTGa